One part of the Raphanus sativus cultivar WK10039 chromosome 7, ASM80110v3, whole genome shotgun sequence genome encodes these proteins:
- the LOC108817755 gene encoding glucan endo-1,3-beta-D-glucosidase 1: MLKKVRRKVKSFVTKPFKKSNKSRPSRPPSPPDPPPPPTLPLLTPSPTPQEMSSSRQRNAPFLFPRSESSVLPDPSRFFSHDLLSTPLPTNSFFQNFTLKNGDQAEYFHPYIVKPSPSSLSISYPTLSHNSAFIFEAFNADITVSGSDGPDPHSRKTHLISSFSDLGVTLDFPSSNLRFFLVRGSPFITCSVSDSNSSITISTIHAVLSFSCNSSSTKYTAKLNNNQTWLIYASSPVHLNQTGGSSINCSPGFSGILRFAVLPDPSPDFESILDRFSCCYPVSGDADLTKPFTLEYNWEKRGYGDLLMLAHPLHLKLLSTDDCSISVLESFRYRSIDGDLVGVVGDSWVLRPDPVSVTWHSIKGVEEDRREEIISALVKDVNALDSSAPVTNSSYFYAKLIARAARLALIAEEVCYLDAIPAIRKYLRSMIEPWLDGTFEPNGFLYDPTWGGVITKQGSRDPGADFGFGVYNDHHYHLGYFLYAIAVLAKIDPLWGKRYRPQAYALMADFMTLGKKKKKGASFVSSGSVYPRLRCFDLFKLHSWAGGLTEFADGRNQESTSEAVNAYYSAALLGLAYGDTHLVAAASTVLTLEIHAAKMWWQVKEGDTIYPADFTAENRVVGVLWSTKRDSGLWFAPKEWKECRLGIQLLPILPVSEILFSDVKFVKQLVNWTMPALAREGVGEGWKGFVYALESIYDKDGAMEKVRGLNGHDDGNSLSNLLWWIHSRGGGDDDDYDDEGGYGGHDGGGKYCSFGHYCN, from the exons ATGCTGAAGAAAGTGAGGCGAAAGGTCAAATCATTCGTCACCAAACCCTTTAAAAAGTCTAATAAGAGCAGACCTTCAAGACCTCCATCACCACCagatccaccaccaccacctacTCTTCCTCTTCTTACACCATCTCCGACGCCTCAAGAGATGTCTTCATCGAGACAAAGGAACGCTCCGTTTCTCTTCCCGAGATCCGAATCATCCGTCTTACCCGACCCGTCTCGTTTCTTCAGCCACGATCTCCTCTCAACTCCTCTCCCAACAAACTCCTTCTTCCAAAACTTCACCCTCAAAAACGGCGACCAAGCCGAGTACTTCCACCCTTACATCGTCAAACCATCTCCTTCATCTCTCTCCATTTCGTACCCGACTCTCTCCCACAACTCCGCCTTCATCTTCGAGGCTTTCAACGCCGACATCACCGTCTCCGGGTCGGACGGACCCGACCCGCATTCGAGGAAGACTCATCTGATCTCTTCCTTCAGCGATCTCGGCGTCACTCTCGATTTCCCTTCCTCTAACCTCAGATTCTTCCTTGTCAGAGGAAGCCCCTTCATCACCTGCTCTGTCTCCGACAGCAACTCCTCGATCACAATCTCAACGATCCACGCGGTTTTGTCGTTTTCCTGCAACAGCTCATCCACCAAGTACACCGCTAAGCTCAACAACAACCAGACCTGGCTGATCTACGCCTCTTCCCCGgttcacttaaatcaaaccggaggcTCTTCAATTAACTGCAGTCCTGGATTTTCCGGTATTCTCCGGTTCGCCGTACTACCCGATCCAAGCCCTGATTTTGAATCGATCCTCGACCGGTTTAGCTGCTGTTACCCAGTCTCCGGCGACGCTGATTTAACAAAGCCGTTCACTTTGGAGTATAACTGGGAGAAGCGAGGCTACGGAGACCTCTTAATGCTCGCTCACCCTCTCCACCTGAAGCTTCTATCAACCGACGACTGTTCAATCTCCGTCCTAGAGAGCTTCCGTTACAGAAGCATCGACGGAGATTTGGTCGGCGTCGTCGGAGATTCATGGGTTTTGAGACCGGACCCCGTTTCGGTGACGTGGCACTCCATCAAAGGAGTAGAGGAAGATCGTCGCGAGGAGATCATCTCCGCTCTCGTTAAAGACGTCAACGCGTTGGACTCCTCCGCTCCGGTAACGAACTCGTCGTACTTCTACGCGAAACTGATCGCGCGAGCCGCGAGGTTGGCTCTGATCGCCGAAGAAGTCTGCTACCTCGACGCGATTCCGGCGATCAGGAAGTATCTGAGGAGCATGATCGAGCCGTGGCTGGACGGGACTTTCGAGCCGAACGGGTTCCTTTACGACCCCACGTGGGGAGGCGTGATCACGAAGCAAGGGTCGAGAGACCCCGGAGCTGACTTCGGGTTCGGGGTTTACAACGACCATCATTACCATCTCGGCTACTTCCTCTACGCGATCGCCGTGCTGGCCAAGATCGATCCTTTGTGGGGGAAGAGGTACAGGCCTCAGGCGTATGCTCTGATGGCGGATTTCATGACGctggggaagaagaagaagaaaggagcgAGCTTTGTTAGTTCCGGTTCGGTTTACCCGCGTCTGAGATGCTTTGATCTCTTCAAGCTTCATTCTTGGGCTGGTGGGCTGACGGAGTTCGCCGACGGGAGGAACCAGGAGAGCACGAGCGAGGCTGTGAACGCTTATTACTCCGCTGCTTTGTTGGGGTTGGCTTACGGGGATACGCATCTGGTGGCGGCGGCTTCGACGGTTTTGACGTTAGAGATTCACGCCGCGAAGATGTGGTGGCAG GTGAAAGAAGGCGACACTATTTATCCGGCAGACTTCACGGCGGAGAATCGTGTGGTTGGGGTTTTATGGTCGACGAAGAGAGACAGTGGCTTATGGTTCGCACCAAAGGAATGGAAAGAGTGTCGGCTTGGGATACAGTTATTACCGATACTCCCAGTGTCGGAGATTCTGTTCTCGGATGTGAAGTTCGTGAAGCAACTCGTGAATTGGACTATGCCGGCGTTGGCGAGAGAGGGTGTCGGAGAAGGGTGGAAAGGGTTTGTGTATGCTTTGGAGAGTATTTACGACAAAGATGGAGCGATGGAGAAGGTTAGAGGATTAAATGGGCATGATGATGGGAACTCTCTGAGTAATCTGTTGTGGTGGATTCATAGTAgaggtggtggtgatgatgatgactaCGACGATGAAGGTGGGTACGGAGGTCATGACGGTGGCGGGAAGTATTGCTCGTTTGGTCATTATTGTAATTAA
- the LOC108817264 gene encoding zinc finger protein CONSTANS: MLKQESNNISNRDNNRGARACDTCRSTICTVYCHADSAYLCTSCDAQVHSANRVASRHKRVPVCESCERAPAAFMCEADDVSLCTACDSEVHSANPLARRHQRVPVVPITGNSCSSLATPHHTSVTEPEKRAVLVQDDREGKEDAKETASWVFPYSDKVNHNNNNQNNELLFSDDYLDLADYNSSMDYKFTGDYNQHQHKQDCTVPQTNYGGDRVVPLQLEETRGNLRHKQQNITYGSSGSQYNYNGSINHNANNPSMQTDFVPEPTARVTTASHQKTPKETIHQPPEPLVQMLSPMDREARVLRYREKRKRRKFEKTIRYASRKAYAERRPRINGRFAKMSETEVEDQEFNTMLMYHDTGYGIVPSFYGKNKEY, from the exons ATGTTGAAACAAGAGAGTAACAACATTAGTAATAGAGACAACAACAGAGGGGCACGAGCCTGCGACACATGCCGGTCCACCATCTGCACCGTGTACTGCCATGCTGACTCTGCCTACTTATGCACCAGCTGTGATGCTCAAGTTCACTCTGCCAACCGCGTTGCTTCCCGCCATAAACGTGTCCCTGTCTGCGAGTCATGTGAGCGTGCCCCGGCTGCTTTTATGTGTGAGGCAGATGATGTGTCTCTATGCACAGCCTGTGATTCAGAGGTTCACTCCGCAAACCCTCTTGCTAGACGCCATCAGCGAGTTCCGGTTGTGCCGATAACTGGAAACTCTTGCAGCTCCTTGGCCACTCCTCACCACACATCAGTGACCGAGCCAGAGAAGAGAGCTGTGTTGGTTCAAGATGATCGGGAAGGTAAAGAGGATGCCAAAGAGACGGCTTCATGGGTGTTCCCTTACTCAGATAAAGTCAATCACAATAACAACAACCAGAACAACGAGTTGTTGTTTAGTGATGACTATCTAGACCTTGCTGATTACAACTCGAGTATGGACTACAAGTTCACTGGTGATTACAATCAACATCAACATAAGCAAGACTGCACCGTACCACAGACAAACTACGGTGGAGATAGAGTTGTTCCACTCCAACTTGAAGAAACAAGAGGAAACCTGCGCCACAAGCAACAGAATATCACATATGGCTCCTCAGGGAGTCAATACAACTACAATGGTTCCATAAACCATAAC GCAAACAATCCATCAATGCAAACTGACTTTGTGCCGGAGCCAACAGCACGTGTCACAACAGCTTCACACCAAAAGACGCCCAAAGAGACTATACACCAACCACCAGAACCTCTAGTTCAGATGCTCAGTCCAATGGACAGAGAGGCTAGAGTCCTGAGATAcagagagaagaggaagagaagaaagtttGAGAAGACAATAAGGTATGCTTCAAGGAAGGCATACGCAGAGAGAAGACCGAGGATCAACGGACGGTTTGCAAAGATGAGCGAGACCGAAGTAGAGGACCAAGAGTTCAACACGATGTTAATGTACCATGACACAGGATATGGCATTGTTCCTTCATTCTATGGCAAAAATAAAGAATACTAG
- the LOC108814926 gene encoding zinc finger protein CONSTANS-LIKE 1: MLKQESNWAQACDTCRSAACTVYCRADSAYLCTSCDAQVHAANRLASRHERVRVCQSCERAPAAFFCKADAASLCTACDSQIHSANPLARRHQRVPILPISGSMATNHSSETTEPENIVVVGQEEEDEAEAASWLLPSSVKNCGDNNNNNNNNNNNNNNSSQSNRFSVGEEYLDLVDYSSSMDKRFIGQSNQYQQDYNVPQRSYVADGVVPLQVDVSKGHMHHEQHNYQFGFTNVSSEAYGSSNGSPIHMVSLVPESTTTSDATVSPKAATEELPNAPVQMLSPMERKARVMRYREKKKTRKFEKTIRYASRKEYAEKRPRIKGRFAKRNEVDADQGLSTMVMFDTGYGIVPSF; the protein is encoded by the coding sequence ATGTTGAAACAAGAGAGCAACTGGGCACAAGCCTGTGACACATGCCGTTCAGCCGCCTGCACTGTCTACTGCCGAGCTGATTCCGCCTACTTGTGCACCAGCTGCGATGCTCAAGTTCATGCAGCCAATCGTCTTGCTTCCCGCCACGAACGTGTACGAGTGTGCCAATCATGTGAGCGAGCACCGGCTGCCTTTTTCTGCAAGGCAGATGCTGCTTCCTTATGCACAGCCTGTGATTCACAGATTCACTCAGCAAACCCACTTGCTAGACGCCACCAACGTGTTCCGATTCTGCCAATCTCTGGTTCCATGGCCACTAACCATTCAAGTGAGACAACGGAACCGGAGAACATAGTGGTGGTgggtcaagaagaagaagatgaagcagaGGCGGCTTCTTGGCTGTTGCCTAGTTCAGTTAAAAACTGTggtgacaacaacaacaacaacaacaacaacaacaacaacaacaacaacagcagtCAGAGCAACAGGTTCTCGGTTGGTGAAGAGTATCTGGACCTTGTGGATTACAGTTCTAGTATGGATAAGCGATTCATAGGTCAATCCAATCAGTATCAACAAGACTACAACGTGCCTCAGAGGAGCTACGTGGCAGATGGGGTTGTTCCACTTCAAGTTGATGTATCAAAGGGTCACATGCACCACGAGCAACACAACTATCAGTTTGGTTTCACAAATGTCTCCTCAGAAGCTTATGGAAGCTCCAACGGTTCCCCAATTCATATGGTGAGTCTTGTGCCAGAGTCAACAACAACGAGTGACGCAACAGTATCGCCCAAAGCGGCAACAGAGGAACTGCCTAACGCTCCAGTTCAGATGCTGAGTCCAATGGAGAGAAAGGCAAGGGTGATGAGatacagagagaagaagaagacgaggaagTTTGAGAAGACGATAAGGTATGCTTCAAGGAAAGAGTATGCAGAGAAAAGACCAAGGATCAAAGGCCGGTTTGCAAAGAGGAATGAAGTGGATGCAGACCAAGGTTTGTCGACAATGGTAATGTTCGACACAGGATATGGAATTGTTCCTTCATTCTGA